In Rhinolophus sinicus isolate RSC01 linkage group LG17, ASM3656204v1, whole genome shotgun sequence, one DNA window encodes the following:
- the FMO2 gene encoding flavin-containing monooxygenase 2, protein MAKKVAVIGAGVSGLISLKCCVDEGLEPTCFERTKDIGGLWRFMENVEDGRASIYQSVITNTSKEMSCFSDFPMPEDFPNFLHNSKLLEYFRIFAQKFDLLKYIQFQTTVLSVKQRSDFSSSGQWEVVTETKGEEQRAVFDAVMVCSGHHIAPHIPLESFPGIEKFKGQYFHSRQYKRPEGFEGKHILVIGLGNSASDIAVELSKKAAQVFISTRNGSWVISRVSECGYPWDVVFHTRFRSMLQNVLPRTLQKWMMERKMNQWFNHENYALEPHNRYLMKEPVVNDDLPSRILCGAIKVKSRVTELTETAAIFEDGTVEEDIDAIVFATGYTCSFPFLEDSLVKVEDNAVSLYKYVFPPQLEKPTLACIGLIQPLGSIFPTVELQARWVTRVFKGVCSLPSEKTMMADISKRNKKRIDLFGESMSQMLQTNYIEYLDELAVEIGAKPDLLSLVLKDPKLAMKLYFGPCNSYQYRLVGPGQWEGAMNAILTQKQRMLKPLKTRTVEPSRHFPVSFLLKILGLLAVVVAFFSQLQWF, encoded by the exons ATGGCAAAGAAGGTGGCAGTGATTGGAGCTGGGGTCAGTGGCCTGATCTCTCTGAAGTGCTGTGTGGATGAGGGACTTGAGCCCACTTGCTTTGAGAGGACTAAAGATATCGGAGGACTGTGGCGGTTCATG GAAAACGTTGAAGATGGCCGAGCGAGTATCTATCAATCTGTCATCACCAACACCAGCAAAGAAATGTCCTGTTTCAGTGACTTTCCAATGCCTGAAGATTTTCCAAACTTCCTGCACAATTCTAAGCTCCTGGAATATTTCAGGATTTTTGCCCAAAAGTTTgatcttctaaaatatattcaattcCAG acAACTGTCCTCAGTGTGAAACAACGCTCTGATTTCTCGTCCTCTGGCCAATGGGAGGTTGTCACCGAGACCAAAGGCGAGGAGCAAAGGGCTGTCTTCGACGCGGTGATGGTTTGCAGTGGCCATCACATTGCCCCTCACATCCCACTGGAGTCATTTCCAG GTATTGAGAAGTTCAAAGGCCAGTATTTCCATAGCCGCCAATACAAGCGCCCAGAAGGATTTGAGGGGAAACACATCCTGGTGATCGGATTAGGAAACTCGGCCTCAGACATCGCAGTGGAGCTGAGTAAGAAGGCTGCTCAG GTATTTATCAGTACCAGAAATGGTTCCTGGGTCATCAGCCGTGTCTCTGAATGTGGCTATCCCTGGGACGTAGTGTTTCACACCCGATTTAGGTCCATGCTCCAAAACGTCCTGCCACGAACACTACAAAAGTGGATGATGGAACGAAAGATGAACCAGTGGTTCAACCATGAAAATTATGCCCTTGAGCCTCATAACAG ATACCTTATGAAAGAACCGGTAGTAAATGACGATCTTCCAAGCCGTATACTCTGTGGAGCCATCAAGGTGAAATCCAGAGTGACAGAACTCACAGAAACTGCTGCCATCTTTGAGGATGGGACGGTGGAGGAGGACATTGATGCCATTGTCTTTGCAACAGGATACACttgctcttttcccttccttgaAGATTCACTTGTTAAAGTAGAGGATAATGCGGTCTCACTGTATAAATATGTGTTCCCTCCTCAGCTGGAGAAGCCAACCCTTGCCTGCATTGGCCTCATCCAGCCCCTCGGTTCCATTTTCCCAACTGTTGAACTTCAAGCCCGTTGGGTGACGAGAGTTTTCAAAG GCGTGTGCTCCTTGCCCTCAGAGAAGACTATGATGGCAGACATCAGCAAGAGGAACAAAAAAAGGATTGACCT GTTTGGCGAGAGCATGAGCCAGATGTTGCAGACCAATTACATCGAGTACTTGGACGAGCTCGCCGTAGAGATAGGTGCCAAGCCGGACCTCCTCTCTCTAGTGTTAAAAGATCCTAAACTGGCCATGAAACTCTACTTTGGACCCTGCAACTCCTATCAGTATCGTCTGGTGGGGCCTGGGCAATGGGAAGGAGCCATGAATGCCATCCTTACCCAGAAACAAAGGATGCTAAAGCCGTTAAAGACACGCACTGTAGAACCTTCTCGTCATTTCCCAGTTTCCTTCCTGTTAAAAATCCTGGGGCTTCTTGCTGTGGTTGTGGCCTTTTTTTCCCAACTTCAGTGGTTCTAA